A window of Fundulus heteroclitus isolate FHET01 chromosome 15, MU-UCD_Fhet_4.1, whole genome shotgun sequence contains these coding sequences:
- the LOC105929490 gene encoding prospero homeobox protein 1: protein MTVPSSGELEKPSAVSASTSQLSSMSLSLWSKGMYSSSDLCLDRCTAERLPINHPDSPSSDLVVSGDFYTSHKDGNRIQGLIHRTENTLSGLSCSSPMEYNLIRGSARAPLSPPSYGRQDWSLNSGHQAKRARVENIIKGITCTDVMSDQSEETGGMQREEGAEGLALHQKHMETREPESHQHLRGFRAKFNPLCEDERFPRWRISFEASTDEALSKSCGESESSPGKKGGKPDHFNSKPGRVKLMADVLKYELTQAVSRSVDSIFKSMPLIQTAAETENSESGPAPQSAVRTENKSRCGAAAIQFPDVQTEAMSLVVQKPELERPPNFLLPSSSAAPLIPNPPVFFSREPERASERNNSTDRECHAFRCLQDGCSEGGEPRSDTCWNLVKVKSKVNSRPLRSPHTHGMPVDQVILESLHLPHVKLEPDSLEKNNLYMLNECLTTNHLKKAKLMFFYTRYPSSVVLRMCFHDVQFTRCITSQLIKWFSNFREFYYIQMEKFARSALLQGAVDVRDLTVGRESELFRALNMHYNKANDFQVPDRFLEVAEITLREFYVAISMGKDRDPSWKKTIYKVICKLDSDVPPEFKRHHFG from the exons ATGACTGTCCCATCCTCCGGCGAGCTTGAAAAACCTTCTGCGGTCTCTGCCAGCACCTCTCAG cTTTCAAGCATGAGTCTGAGTCTTTGGAGCAAAGGTATGTATTCTTCCAGCGACCTCTGCCTGGACCGCTGCACTGCAGAGCGTCTACCCATCAATCACCCCGACTCCCCATCATCAGATTTAGTTGTGTCGGGCGATTTTTACACCTCGCACAAGGATGGCAACCGCATTCAAGGACTGATCCACAGGACTGAAAACACTCTTTCGGGTTTGTCGTGTTCCAGCCCGATGGAGTATAATCTGATCAGAGGAAGCGCAAGGGCACCGCTGTCTCCTCCTTCTTATGGTCGTCAGGACTGGAGTCTCAACAGTGGCCATCAAGCCAAGCGTGCCAGAGTTGAAAACATCATCAAAGGTATAACCTGTACAGATGTGATGTCAGATCAGAGTGAAGAGACTGGCGGTATGCAGAGAGAAGAAGGGGCTGAAGGGCTGGCTTTGCATCAGAAACACATGGAAACAAGGGAACCCGAAAGCCATCAGCACCTCAGAGGGTTTAGGGCGAAGTTCAATCCCCTCTGTGAGGATGAGAGGTTTCCCAGATGGCGCATTTCTTTTGAAGCGTCTACAGATGAGGCACTTTCTAAATCCTGCGGCGAATCTGAAAGCAGTCCAGGGAAAAAGGGGGGGAAGCCGGACCACTTCAACTCCAAACCGGGTCGGGTAAAGCTGATGGCGGATGTTTTAAAGTACGAGCTGACCCAAGCTGTGAGCAGGAGTGTGGACTCTATTTTCAAAAGCATGCCACTTATACAGACCGCAGCTGAGACGGAGAACTCCGAAAGCGGCCCAGCTCCTCAGTCGGCAGTACGTACGGAGAATAAATCAAGATGCGGTGCAGCAGCGATTCAGTTCCCTGATGTCCAAACAGAAGCCATGTCACTGGTAGTCCAAAAGCCTGAACTGGAACGGCCTCCGAACTTCCTCCTCCCGTCTTCATCAGCGGCTCCCCTCATCCCAAATCCTCCCGTCTTCTTCAGCCGCGAGCCTGAACGAGCGTCGGAGCGAAACAACAGCACAGACCGCGAATGCCACGCTTTTAGATGTCTGCAGGACGGCTGCTCCGAAGGTGGCGAGCCAAGGTCGGACACGTGCTGGAATCTGGTCAAAGTGAAATCAAAGGTCAACTCCCGACCTTTGAGGAGCCCTCACACGCACGGCATGCCGGTGGATCAGGTGATTCTGGAAAGCCTGCATCTCCCACATGTGAAGCTGGAGCCGGACAGCTTGGAGAAAAACAACCTGTACATGTTGAAC GAGTGTCTGACAACAAACCACCTGAAGAAGGCAAAGCTCATGTTCTTCTACACTCGCTATCCGAGCTCAGTGGTCCTCAGGATGTGCTTCCATGACGTGCAG TTCACGCGCTGCATCACCTCCCAGCTCATCAAGTGGTTCAGCAACTTCCGGGAGTTTTACTACATCCAGATGGAGAAGTTTGCCCGCAGCGCTCTCCTTCAGGGGGCGGTGGACGTCAGGGATCTGACTGTGGGCAGAGAATCAGAACTTTTCAGAGCTCTCAACATGCACTACAACAAAGCCAACGACTTCCAG GTTCCTGACAGATTCCTTGAAGTGGCTGAGATTACGCTGAGAGAGTTTTACGTTGCAATTTCAATGGGCAAAGATCGTGATCCATCCTGGAAGAAGACAATCTACAAGGTGATCTGCAAGCTGGACAGTGACGTTCCACCTGAATTTAAAAGGCATCACTTTGGATGA
- the LOC105929491 gene encoding dihydrolipoyllysine-residue succinyltransferase component of 2-oxoglutarate dehydrogenase complex, mitochondrial: MLSRSPCVYRTLGRFLSAASPVHNLGIQQNVSGLSLCSQLIYRKSQPCGFLAPSDVYSRRHFRTSAVYKDELVTVNTPAFAESITEGDVRWEKVVGDSVTEDEVVCEVETDKTSVQVPTPVAGVIEELLVPDGGRVEPGTPLFKLRTGAALAAKAAPSPATEDVTHPAPPPQPSISAAWPPIPPLPASALPIALIKPTPAAPAPPALPAEGVRGENRVKMSRMRLRIAQRLKEAQITCAMLTTFNEVDMSNIKEMRKLYKEAFFQKHNVKLGFMSAFAKAASHALMDQPAVNAVIDDSTKEIIYRDYVDISIAVATPKGLVVPVLRNVEAMNFSEIEKAINTLGEKAQRNELAVEDMDGGTFTISNGGVFGSLFGTPIINPPQSAILGMHGIFDRPVAVNGKVEVRPMMYVALTYDHRLIDGREAVTFLRKVKEVVEDPRLLLLDM, translated from the exons ATGCTGTCCCGGTCTCCGTGTGTTTACCGCACGCTGGGTCGGTTCCTGTCAGCGGCGAGTCCG GTTCATAATTTGGGGATTCAACAAAATGTGTCAG GTCTCTCACTTTGCAGCCAACTCATTTACAGGAAATCTCAGCC GTGTGGATTTCTGGCCCCATCAGATGTGTACTCTCGCAGACATTTCAGGACATCTGCTGTTTACA AGGATGAATTGGTCACAGTCAACACTCCTGCATTTGCTGAGTCAATTACAGAGGGCGATGTAAGGTGGGAGAAAG TGGTGGGTGACTCCGTAACAGAAGATGAAGTGGTGTGTGAAGTCGAGACTGACAAG ACATCAGTTCAAGTTCCCACTCCTGTAGCTGGTGTAATCGAGGAGCTGCTGGTCCCTGACGGAGGAAGAGTGGAACCAGGAACTCCCCTGTTCAAACTACGGACAGGAG CTGCCCTCGCTGCCAAAGCTGCTCCCTCCCCGGCTACAGAGGATGTCACTCATCCAGCACCTCCACCTCAGCCCTCCATCTCTGCTGCCTGGCCTCCAATACCGCCACTGCCTGCTTCAGCCCTACCTA TTGCTCTCATCAAACccactcctgctgctccagcacCTCCTGCTCTTCCAGCAGAGGGAGTCAGAGGAGAAAACAGG GTGAAGATGAGCCGTATGAGGCTGAGGATTGCTCAAAGGCTGAAGGAAGCTCAGATCACGTGCGCCATGCTGACCACCTTCAACGAAGTAGACATGAG TAACATCAAGGAAATGAGGAAACTCTACAAGGAGGCGTTCTTCCAGAAGCACAACGTCAAATTGGGTTTTATGTCGGCTTTTGCTAAGGCGGCTTCACATGCTCTGATGGATCAACCCGCTGTCAACGCTG TTATTGACGATTCAACCAAGGAGATTATCTACAGAGACTATGTGGACATTAGTATTGCCGTGGCAACCCCAAAA GGACTCGTTGTGCCAGTGCTACGTAATGTCGAGGCCATGAACTTCTCTGAGATTGAGAAAGCCATAAATACGCTGGGAGAAAAG GCTCAAAGAAACGAGCTTGCTGTTGAAGACATGGATGGAGGAACGTTCACCATCAGCAACGGTGGCGTGTTTGGCTCCTTGTTCGGCACACCCATCATTAACCCGCCGCAGTCGGCCATTCTTGGCATGCATGGCATCTTCGACAGACCTGTGGCCGTCAACGGAAAG GTCGAGGTCCGACCCATGATGTACGTAGCGCTGACCTACGACCATCGGCTCATCGATGGCAGGGAAGCGGTCACTTTCTTGCGCAAGGTCAAAGAAGTGGTAGAAGATCCACGGCTGCTGTTGCTGGACATGTGA